The following are from one region of the Cloacibacterium sp. TD35 genome:
- a CDS encoding T9SS type B sorting domain-containing protein produces the protein MSWKNYFKFLLFLNLVFFGRINSQTCGGSFGAPIFIEDFGRVNNSFQTISPALVPPAFTNYIYSSTFPPNDGRYTISNTTEYLSWGWQKSLDHTNDPSGTYGNMLVVNADYTPGEFYRRRVSNLCPNQTYLFSAWILNIHRAGANIIKPNVTFQIRSTSGAIIKSFSTGDLNEENGEVWKNFSTDFKSDPSSSEVDVVLINNSPGGNGNDLAIDDISFSPCGPSTSITSTLGNIFTTGVCDNSQNFILTAQMSANTFLNVNYIWQKSSDGGNTWINLTGATSNPNITIPAGSYQNNDQFRFIVGEAANINLTSCRVMSGVSTVKINGYPSAPSNRSFSFCKNSTATLTIPENNILWYTSATGGVGSINTPIIDTSVVGTKDFWITQTVNGCESARAKISVNILDNPSAPIVSNYEFCQNSTAASLSAVGTDLKWYTSLTGGTGDSVAPIPNTSIAGDFSFWVSQTVNGCESERTEVKVKILQAPFSTVLKDTSICDGENIVLDVGVGFIAEWQTVPPIVSQTLQVSSPGQYSVKLTDSKGCVAIQTVNVNLGVTPVITQVKSGEDFLEIIAENGNPPYFYSLDNVNWQTSNIFKNLSAGIYQVYVKSQVNSCTAVATSAVLFIPNAFTPNQDGYNDVWKVSNIEFFSNVKLKIFDRYGTQVFTAENLVKFNWDGLYNGRLLPSGTYWYVLEIDGHYTRTGWILLKNR, from the coding sequence ATGTCGTGGAAAAATTATTTTAAGTTTCTACTATTTTTAAATTTGGTTTTCTTTGGAAGGATAAATTCTCAGACATGTGGAGGTTCTTTTGGAGCCCCTATTTTTATTGAAGATTTTGGAAGGGTAAATAATTCATTTCAAACGATTTCTCCAGCATTAGTGCCACCAGCTTTTACGAATTACATTTATTCATCTACATTTCCGCCAAATGACGGCCGTTATACAATTTCAAATACTACTGAATATTTATCATGGGGTTGGCAGAAATCATTAGATCATACCAATGATCCCTCTGGAACTTACGGAAATATGTTAGTGGTAAATGCAGATTATACTCCAGGAGAATTTTATAGAAGAAGAGTATCAAATTTATGTCCTAACCAAACCTACCTATTTTCTGCATGGATATTAAATATACATAGAGCAGGAGCGAATATCATAAAACCTAATGTTACGTTTCAAATTAGAAGTACTTCAGGAGCTATTATAAAATCATTTTCTACAGGAGATTTAAATGAAGAGAATGGAGAAGTATGGAAAAACTTTTCAACGGATTTTAAATCAGATCCTTCTTCATCTGAAGTAGATGTAGTTTTAATTAATAATTCACCAGGAGGAAACGGGAACGATCTGGCTATAGATGATATAAGTTTTTCGCCTTGTGGTCCATCAACTTCTATTACATCTACTTTAGGTAATATATTTACAACAGGGGTTTGTGATAATTCGCAAAATTTTATTCTTACAGCGCAGATGAGCGCAAATACTTTTCTAAATGTAAATTATATTTGGCAAAAAAGTTCTGATGGTGGAAATACTTGGATAAATTTAACTGGCGCAACAAGTAATCCTAATATTACCATTCCGGCAGGGAGTTATCAGAATAATGACCAATTCAGATTTATAGTAGGCGAGGCTGCAAATATTAATTTGACTTCTTGTAGGGTAATGTCTGGTGTTTCTACTGTTAAAATCAATGGTTATCCTAGTGCACCAAGCAATAGGAGTTTTAGTTTTTGTAAAAATTCTACCGCAACCCTCACGATTCCAGAAAATAATATACTTTGGTACACTTCTGCAACTGGTGGGGTAGGAAGTATAAATACTCCTATTATTGATACTTCTGTAGTTGGAACTAAAGATTTTTGGATTACCCAAACGGTAAATGGTTGTGAGAGTGCAAGAGCGAAAATTTCGGTTAATATTCTTGATAATCCATCGGCTCCTATCGTTTCAAACTATGAATTTTGTCAAAATTCCACTGCCGCATCTTTGTCAGCAGTCGGAACTGATTTGAAATGGTATACTAGTTTAACAGGAGGTACTGGGGATTCAGTCGCTCCAATTCCTAATACTTCAATTGCTGGAGATTTTTCTTTTTGGGTGTCACAAACGGTTAACGGCTGCGAAAGTGAAAGGACAGAAGTAAAAGTTAAAATTCTACAAGCTCCATTTTCCACTGTTTTAAAAGATACTTCTATTTGTGATGGAGAAAATATTGTTTTAGATGTTGGTGTTGGTTTTATTGCAGAATGGCAAACGGTTCCGCCAATAGTAAGTCAAACTTTACAAGTTTCAAGTCCTGGGCAATATTCTGTAAAACTTACAGATAGTAAAGGGTGTGTAGCTATTCAAACGGTAAATGTAAATCTAGGGGTTACTCCTGTAATTACTCAGGTTAAAAGTGGCGAGGATTTTCTAGAAATTATAGCAGAAAATGGTAATCCACCATATTTTTATTCATTAGATAATGTAAACTGGCAAACCTCCAATATCTTTAAAAATTTATCTGCGGGTATTTATCAGGTTTATGTGAAATCTCAGGTTAATAGCTGTACGGCAGTAGCTACTTCGGCGGTGCTTTTTATTCCAAATGCTTTCACGCCTAATCAAGATGGTTATAATGATGTTTGGAAGGTTTCTAATATAGAATTTTTCTCAAATGTGAAACTTAAGATTTTTGATAGATATGGGACTCAGGTTTTTACTGCAGAAAAT
- a CDS encoding SDR family oxidoreductase translates to MNMYTQPMLQENALKDKVAIVTGGGSGLGKAMTKYFLQLGAKVVITSRNLEKLQGTAAELEAETGGKVLCVSCDVRNWDEVEAMKEAAIKEFGRIDILLNNAAGNFISPTERLTHSAFDSILDIVLKGTKNCTLSVGKYWIDNKIPGTVLNIVTTYSWTGSAYVVPSACAKAGVLAMTRSLAVEWAKYNIRFNAIAPGPFPTKGAWERLLPGDLAEKFDMRKKVPLRRVGEHQELANLAAYLVSDYSAYINGEVVTIDGGEWLQGAGEFNMLEQIPQEMWDMLEMMIKAKKSK, encoded by the coding sequence ATGAATATGTACACACAACCTATGCTTCAGGAGAACGCATTAAAAGATAAAGTAGCCATCGTTACTGGTGGTGGAAGTGGTTTGGGAAAAGCCATGACTAAATATTTTCTACAACTGGGAGCCAAAGTAGTGATCACTTCTAGAAATTTAGAAAAATTACAGGGGACAGCTGCAGAATTAGAAGCAGAAACTGGCGGAAAAGTACTTTGTGTTTCTTGTGATGTAAGAAATTGGGACGAAGTAGAAGCCATGAAAGAAGCTGCGATAAAAGAATTTGGTAGAATAGATATTTTGCTCAATAATGCTGCAGGAAATTTTATTTCACCAACCGAAAGATTGACGCATTCTGCTTTTGATTCTATTTTGGATATTGTTTTGAAAGGAACCAAAAACTGTACACTTTCTGTAGGAAAATATTGGATTGATAATAAAATTCCGGGAACTGTACTTAATATTGTTACTACTTATTCTTGGACGGGTTCTGCTTATGTAGTGCCTTCAGCTTGTGCGAAAGCAGGAGTTTTAGCGATGACCAGAAGTTTAGCTGTAGAGTGGGCGAAATATAATATTCGTTTTAACGCAATTGCACCAGGTCCATTCCCTACAAAAGGAGCCTGGGAAAGATTATTGCCGGGAGATTTAGCCGAAAAATTTGACATGAGAAAAAAAGTGCCATTGAGAAGAGTAGGAGAACATCAAGAATTAGCAAACTTGGCGGCGTATTTGGTTTCTGATTATTCAGCGTACATTAACGGAGAAGTAGTAACTATAGATGGTGGAGAATGGTTGCAAGGTGCTGGAGAATTTAATATGCTAGAACAAATTCCGCAAGAAATGTGGGATATGCTGGAAATGATGATAAAAGCAAAAAAGTCTAAATAG